In one Nicotiana sylvestris chromosome 8, ASM39365v2, whole genome shotgun sequence genomic region, the following are encoded:
- the LOC104234256 gene encoding uncharacterized protein, translating to MMVIYYMRALRILKIGFSNGNGVLMYTYLAVNLRWTMHLSCLIICLQATMGDVEHVPNFRGWVGSILKIAPMEARTWKSISLLNGWKVKTHGFGIRGMTAEVAVAIRVSSTASLDLEKTRATLPKRKVVEESSENEEEENTSLIARPRTRRRVIDGDEVEDTPARASISEPVQILSDEDTTPRGSNESIRCLFVSGFESGEFGPVLDETPLSSSIPISSIPSIPLTTTSISLPFLSTPVSLPVLVPISTPTIPALTPIAPIVFTSFTTPPYIVPPPSVQHT from the exons ATGATGGTGATTTACTATATGAGAGCCCTGAGAATACTTAAAATCGGGTTCTCTAATGGAAATGGAGTATTGATGTATACGTATCTGGCGGT GAATTTGAGGTGGACCATGCACCTAAGCTGTTTGATTATATGTCTTCAAG caaccatgggagatgtggaacacgttcctaacttccgtggttgggtaggttcaattttgaagattgcgcctatggaggcgagaacttggaaatcaatttctcttttgaatggttggaaagtgaagacCCATG gatttggtaTCAGGGGTATGACAGCTGAGGTAGCCGTTGCCATTCGAGTGTCTTCAACCGCTTCACTTGATTTAGAAAAGACTCGGGCCACgctaccaaaaagaaaagttgtagaagaaagttctgagaatgaggaagaagagaataccTCTTTGATAGCTAGGCCAAGAACCAGGAGACGCGTCATTGATGGAGATGAAGTTGAAGATACTCCTGCTCGAGCCTCTATCTCCGAGCCTGTTCAAATCCTTTCTGATGAGGATACCACTCCAAGAGGCTCTAATGAATCAATTCGATGTCTCtttgttagtggttttgagagtggAGAGTTTGGACCAGTTCTTGATGAAACTCCCCTTTCATCTTCTATTCCCATTTCTTCTATTCCTTCTATCCCTTTGACAACCACGAGTATTTCTTTGCCTTTTTTATCGACTCCTGTTTCTTTACCTGTTTTGGTTCCCATATCTACTCCTACCATCCCTGCTTTGACTCCCATAGCTCCCattgtttttacctcttttactACTCCTCCTTACATTGTTCCCCCTCCCTCTGTTCAGCATACATAA
- the LOC138875015 gene encoding uncharacterized protein, with product MSKIPIMLKLNGNWDHYDIFRDFEVDAIVVDENASYEILISTIAEQLSIDTSDKIVEIKYIVNDNCPPMEIRNVMGVRVYMETKKENKNLGSYPLCISVRDFNMQLAITNDSTSACSSGSLNLLEIPSSPAIEEYQSEIITESTQTYIEEGQVYQDKQVVAAVMKNFSVMHKFQFRVKRSSHRSYWLICVAKNCKWHFKATSINESAMSKIRSFSRQHTCSLMDETFIQRKRTAAVVGSIIVPKYCNPKTVYTPKDIQTDMLSEHGLNLSYMQAWRANEKALQFLRGNSSDSYNKLPKYFYILEKTYPGSVVKLKKAADDCFLYAFVALCTSISGWQHCRPIVVVDGTFLKSAYRGIMLTTSTMDATGTIFPLAYAVVDSENDASWKWFFEQFKEAYGERPSMCVVSDKNESILKANIRSKFKKGHLQLHVLYFATTRSYTLDEFNERMLKIEEVDPSVKSYLYVIGYHRWSRVHATVNRTFTMTSNIAESLNAVTKETRELPVFDLLEYMRTLLERWTKEKLLKAKGTFTYLGYKFNKELDDNNTLSQKLRVRASTDHIHTVLDGVKRYIVCLENKKCSCGQFQLDELPCAHALAALRHRKETYENYCSLYYKEEPSAYL from the exons ATGTCAAAAATTCCAATAATGCTAAAATTGAATGGAAATTGGGATCACTATGACATATTTAGAGATTTTGAAGTTGATGCCATTGTGGTAGATGAGAATGCAAGCTACGAAATTCTGATTTCTACAATTGCAGAACAACTATCGATTGATACATCTGATAAAATTGttgaaatcaaatacattgtgaaCGACAATTGTCCTCCAATGGAGATTAGGAATGTTATGGGGGTTCGTGTGTATATGGAGACCAAAAAGGAGAATAAGAACTTAGGTTCGTATCCTTTATGTATAAGCGTAAGAGATTTCAATATGCAATTGGCAATCACCAACGATAGCACAAGTGCAT GTTCGTCTGGATCCCTAAACTTACTTGAAATTCCATCCTCACCAGCTATAGaggaatatcaaagtgaaataataactgaatCTACGCAAACATATATTGAAGAAGGACAAGTTTATCAGGACAAGCAAGTTGTAGCTGCTGTAATGAAGAATTTTTCTGTGATGCACAAGTTCCAGTTCAGAGTAAAAAGATCTAGTCATAGAAG CTACTGGCTTATATGCGTTGCTAAAAACTGTAAATGGCACTTCAAGGCAACGTCAATTAATGAGTCGGCAATGTCCAAGATAAGGAGTTTTAGCCGACAACACACATGCTCCTTAATGGACGAAACATTCATACAGCGCAAACGTACTGCAGCTGTAGTTGGTAGCATAATCGTTCCAAAGTATTGTAATCCTAAGACTGTTTACACACCAAAGGACATACAAACTGACATGTTATCCGAACATGGACTGAAcctaagctacatgcaagcatggagagCCAATGAAAAggctttacagtttttgagagggaattcGTCTGACTCTTACAACAAATTacccaaatatttttatattcttgagaaGACTTATCCTGGTTCTGTTGTTAAATTGAAGAAGGCAGCAGATGATTGCTTCTTATacgcatttgttgctctttgtacaTCAATAAGTGGTTGGCAACATTGTAGGCCAATAGTAGTGGTTGATGGGACATTCTTAAAGTCAGCCTACAGGGGGATTATGCTTACAACAAGCACCATGGATGCAACAG GTACTATATTTCCCTTGGCATATGCTGTGGTTGATTCTGAAAACGACGCGTCTTGGAagtggttctttgagcaattcaaggaGGCATATGGTGAAAGACCTTCAATGTGTGTTGTTTCAGATAAGAATGAGAGTATACTGAAG GCAAATATAAGGTCCAAATTCAAGAAGGGACATTTACAATTACATGTATTGTACTTTGCTACAACACGTTCATACACTctggatgaatttaatgaaaggatgttGAAGATTGAAGAGGTAGACCCGAGTGTGAAATCTTACCTATATGTtattggctatcatagatggtCAAGAGTACATGCAACGGTGAATAGAACTTTTACTATGACATCAAACATTGCCGAGTCGTTGAATGCTGTAACAAAAGAGACAAGAGAGCTGCCAGTATTTGATCTATTAGAGTATATGAGGACGCTTCTTGAACGTTGGACGAAAGAGAAGTTATTGAAGGCAAAGGGTACTTTCACATACCTTGGGTACAAATTCAACAAAGAATTGGATGACAACAATACATTATCTCAGAAACTAAGG GTGAGAGCTTCAACAGATCATATACATACTGTGTTAGATGGTGTGAAGCGGTACATTGTGTGTCTAGAAAACAAGAAATGTAGTTGCGGacaattccaacttgatgaacttCCATGTGCGCATGCTTTGGCAGCATTAAGGCACAGGAAGGAAACATACGAAAACTATTGCTCTCTGTATTACAAGGAAGAGCCTTCTGCTTACCTATGA